One Drechmeria coniospora strain ARSEF 6962 chromosome 01, whole genome shotgun sequence genomic region harbors:
- a CDS encoding tafazzin, producing MPKKRQRHFQSFKPSSAAFSAASSTGKVKPQRGVNELLSRLRLRSAASAAPPFPHAPSTTVPSVPPSIGEILQLPETPAPLPRRRARQRFDHSGRRLPAGPPPPRSWATACGASRDRYAGGALPPSPRLSSQLCQTSLPGVHTPEPGCLIDIVLRHVALNWEIHRVYDQYHLYFLPSHLKPTLLRYIGKLSSHGVSVADLQMLLLPPEGVYDEGEADGAVASNADVTCLDLCGSLGRSLRLKDLFELLFPSGTVSGPGEVQDSWEDIDQVSCPPRVLLPNLTHLSLALDPHGPSDVSWKQLLTLSTKLSTVTHLDLAFWPEPCLTPRSRFASFKTPQGLSIPAAGTNYYSHTLDNDWSEALLVLRTLSHNLYKLEFLDLTGCTTWFKALMLRSGHDFVDWAGPWSKLTVLRLSMGWTPTKDGLPSERAAYRETSEMARLVERHIVAQRAGKGHFITVERDTVELD from the exons ATGCCTAAGAAAAGACAGAGGCACTTTCAATCTTTCAAGCCTTCGTCAGCGGCATTCTCAGCGGCTTCATCAACCG GCAAGGTCAAACCACAACGGGGCGTAAACGAGCTTCTCTCACGCCTCCGTCTAaggtcggccgcctcggccgctccgCCGTTCCCTCACGCCCCTTCCACAACCGTGCCGAGCGTCCCCCCTTCCATCGGTGAGATCCTCCAGCTGCCCGAGACTCCCGCTCcgctgcctcgtcgccgcgcgAGGCAGAGATTCGACCACTctggccgccggcttccCGCAGGTCCTCCGCCACCGCGCAGCTGGGCGACTGCTTGCGGAGCCTCGCGCGACCGATATGCCGGCGGTGCGCTGCCGCCCTCCCCGCGCCTGAGCTCTCAACTTTGTCAAACTTCGTTGCCAGGCGTGCACACGCCGGAGCCAGGGTGTCTGATCGACATAGTCCTTCGGCATGTAGCCCTGAATTGGGAGATTCATCGTGTCTATGACCAGTACCATTTATACTTTCTGCCCAGCCATCTCAAGCCTACGCTCTTGCGCTATATCGGGAAGCTCTCCAGCCATGGTGTCTCGGTCGCCGATCTGCAAATGTTGTTGCTGCCTCCCGAGGGCGTGTACGATGAaggcgaagccgacggcgctgTTGCCTCGAATGCAGACGTCACCTGCCTCGACCTTTGCGGCTCGCTGGGCCGCTCCCTCAGGTTGAAAGACCTTTTCGAGCTTCTTTTCCCGTCAGGCACCGTCTCGGGTCCCGGAGAGGTCCAGGATTCTTGGGAGGACATCGATCAAGTCTCATGCCCACCCCGAGTTCTTCTGCCTAACCTGACGCATCTGTCGCTTGCGCTGGATCCTCATGGTCCTTCGGACGTGTCGTGGAAGCAGCTTTTGACACTGTCAACGAAGCTTTCCACCGTCACCCACCTGGACCTCGCCTTCTGGCCGGAGCCCTGCTTGACGCCTCGGTCTCGCTTCGCGTCGTTCAAGACGCCTCAAGGGCTGAGCATTCCTGCGGCCGGTACCAATTACTACTCGCACACGCTCGACAATGACTGGAGCGAGGCTCTGCTCGTGCTAAGGACGTTGAGCCACAACCTCTACAAGCTCGAATTCCTTGACTTGACGGGGTGCACGACCTGGTTCAAGGCACTCATGCTCAGATCCGGACATGATTTTGTCGACTGGGCCGGGCCCTGGAGCAAGCTTACCGTGCTCCGCCTGTCGATGGGCTGGACACCGACCAAGGACGGGCTGCCGTCCGAGAGGGCGGCGTACCGAGAAACGTCGGAGATGGCTCGTCTAGTTGAAAGGCACATTGTTGCTCAGAGGGCTGGAAAGGGCCACTTCATCACTGTAGAACGCGATACGGTCGAATTGGACTAG
- a CDS encoding alpha/beta hydrolase yields MIKTGVASALLQRTAFTLATTTIATTAITNTNSGSNANNTAVKMPASDGAVRVQQPPAANDGPLQQKPQAPPTIYFPLGYKEAAYQWLLTRRLGIQWTSVTPAMAERKVLSFIPHLREAVDSVTAASPAPAPADNSIKPDPFGTRVWRRSLVKLSGKNRALNEVCVERVGEDEDETLVMVHGYGAGLGFFYKNLEPISRLPGLKLYALDMLGMGNSTRPPFKIRAKGKEQQVIEAENFFVDALEEWRKARKIERFTLLGHSLGGYLAVSYAIKYPGHLKKLILASPVGIPEDPYAVNASMPDPKESSTQQDDFAQDQQALTETKTPPTAAASVGRTAKEATPTAPRRPLPSWLVWLWDANVSPFSIVRLTGPLGPRLISGWSSRRFNHLPPNEAQALHDYSFSIFKQKGSGEYALAYILAPGAYARRPVINRIHHVGRQTLPAPPDALPSDAAVKETGIPIVFLYGENDWMDVAGGLAAEQKLKDARRQALLGATDEQRRNEAGSARVTVIPKAGHNLHLDNPDDFNRMVTEEMEATMAVERRRPR; encoded by the exons ATGATCAAGACAGGTGTCGCTTCCGCCCTGCTGCAGCGAACTGCCTTTACCCTCGCCACAACCACCATCGCCACAACCGCCATCACCAACACGAACAGCGGCAGCAACGCCAACAACACGGCCGTCAAAATGCCCGcctccgacggcgccgttCGCGTCCAGCAACCGCCtgccgccaacgacggccCCCTCCAGCAGAAGCCccaggcgccgccgacgataTACTTTCCCCTGGGCTACAAGGAAGCCGCCTACCAATGG TTACTGACGCGGCGTCTGGGAATCCAGTGGACGAGCGTCACGCCTGCCATGGCCGAGCGCAAGGTCCTTTCCTTCATCCCCCACCtccgcgaggccgtcgacagcgtcaccgccgcctcccccgcccccgccccgGCCGACAACTCGATCAAGCCTGATCCCTTCGGCACCCGTGTCTGGCGCCGCTCCCTCGTCAAGCTCTCGGGAAAGAACCGGGCCCTCAACGAGGTGTGCGTCGAgcgtgtcggcgaggacgaggacgagacccTCGTCATGGTTCACGGctacggcgccggcctcggctttTTCTACAAGAACCTCGAGCCCATCTCGCGCCTCCCGGGCCTCAAGCTCTACGCCCTCGACATGCTTGGCATGGGCAACTCGACCCGCCCACCCTTCAAGATCCGCGCCAAGGGGAAGGAGCAGCAGGtgatcgaggccgagaacttcttcgtcgacgccctcgaggagTGGCGCAAGGCGAGGAAGATTGAGCGCTTCACCCTGCTCGGCCATTCGCTCGGCGGCTACCTCGCCGTCTCGTACGCCATCAAGTATCCCGGTCACCTGAAGAAGCTGATACTGGCCTCGCCCGTCGGCATCCCCGAGGACCCGTACGCCGTCAACGCCTCCATGCCCGATCCGAAGgagtcgtcgacgcagcaGGACGACTTCGCCCAAGACCAGCAAGCCCTCACCGAAACCAAAACCCCCCCAACGGCCGCTGCCTCAGTCGGCCGAACGGCGAAGGAGGCGACCCCGActgcgccgaggcggccgctgCCCAGCTGGCTTGTCTGGCTCTGGGACGCCAACGTCTCGCCATTTAGCATCGTTCGCCTCACCGGTCCGCTAGGGCCGCGCCTAATTTCCGGCTGGAGCTCGCGCCGCTTCAACCACCTCCCACCCAACGAGGCACAGGCCCTCCACGACTACTCCTTTTCCATCTTCAAGCAGAAGGGCAGCGGCGAATACGCGCTGGCCTACATCCTCGCCCCCGGTGCCTACGCTCGCCGGCCCGTCATCAACCGCATTCACCACGTCGGCCGACAGACCCTGCCGGCCCCACCCGACGCCCTCCCGTCCGACGCCGCAGTCAAGGAAACCGGCATCCCCATCGTCTTCCTCTACGGCGAGAACGACTGGAtggacgtcgccggcgggcttgccgccgagcagaAGCTCAAGGACGCCAGGAGGCAGGCCCTGCTTGGTGCCACCGACGAGCAGCGGCGCAATGAGGCCGGCAGCGCAAGGGTCACCGTCATCCCCAAGGCTGGTCACAACCTCCATCTCGACAACCCCGATGACTTCAACAGAATGGTCACTGAGGAGATGGAGGCaaccatggccgtcgagaggCGCCGCCCCAGATGA
- a CDS encoding N2,N2-dimethylguanosine tRNA methyltransferase, whose product MTDNHDGEGLVERRGKLYRPITEGKATILVPHDATAQKGASAEQKVFYNPIQQYNRDLSTLAIKAYGEWMLEQRRSKNLAKQGRGGKKRKRGEDDAAPVLQPDQEPKQDKLQEQSDTPTVPNQTFKILDALSASGLRALRYGHELPFNTSITANDLSESAVDSIKLNVEFNNLQHAINVTNEDALGLMYRAIADDLAKKDRNGNAGKSHKFDVVDLDPYGTAAPFFDAAIQSVRDDGGLLCVTCTDSAVWAGHSYCEKAFALYGGVPVKGMHSHEAALRLILNAIASSGAKYGLAIEPLLSLSIDFYTKVFVKVTRSPQAVKFNGAKTMLVYSCDRGCHSWQTQPLLRSKPAPNKNGIGYFYKHGMALGPTEDRFCHHCGFKMHVAGPMYAGHIHNQEFVQRLLDEIPKASPDVYKTLPRLEGMLRTAQEEFIPGPKPEDGVDSKEAQLASVDHCPFFVIPGKVSSAISCTTPTDDMFRGALIHLGYQVGRSHCRAGAIKTDAPWSTIWWIMTEWVRQKSPIKASKYKPSMAAWKILHDAGLVGQGNGADETNQGDGKDVKMVGGGGQSAETEPELASVNKPDENPGPAPCPAPDENDAHGAGKPEAAESELRKTLVFDAALAQLGRHGEGELLICCLNEDPEQQSQTGRLVLLCADSVSGDVLQDCRLGSVPPHLRNTGNNKVDVLVSTGSGLGLALAFWESVLRPLWTLAVESLGGAQMPNTVVTQDKQSVLRLAQSLHSHSRDDEKRTVVLLSGDGGVADLLNGHEPSAGSQPPLISLLPFGTGNALFHSLHKPLSKESCPSPLVMGLRTLFLGVPADLPIFRASFSAGSRVVSYEPTTDGVGNGAGLTRQQDSVVSLYGAIVASYGFHASIVHESDTPEFRAHGNKRFAMVARELLGESHAYRASLSIRRSSSPSSLVPVDGETHGYVLVTLVSNLERTFAISPASKPLDSKLRLVRFGPIGGARTMEVMMAAYDGGKHVGMKWDDGQAVSYEEVDEVCVHIQEDLARWRMFCVDGTIVEVPQGGSMTVSKALGGLFSVLVDPQLQQSK is encoded by the exons ATGACAGACAATCATGATGGAGAGGGCCTTGTcgagcgacgaggcaagCTGTATCGCCCGATAACAGAAGGCAAGGCAACCATCCTGGTTCCACATGATGCCACGGCACAAAAAGGAGCTTCTGCAGAGCAAAAGGTCTTTTACAACCCCATTCAGCAGTACAACCGCGACCTGTCGACTCTTGCCATCAAGGCGTACGGCGAATGGATGCTGGAACAGCGTCGATCCAAAAACCTCGCGAAGCAAGGGAGGGGTGGCAAGAAACGGAAGCGTGGGGAAGATGACGCCGCTCCGGTCCTCCAACCGGACCAGGAGCCGAAGCAGGACAAGCTCCAAGAGCAGTCCGACACCCCAACGGTGCCGAATCAAACGTTCAAGATCCTTGATGCGCTCTCCGCCTCGGGTCTTCGCGCCCTTCGATACGGGCACGAGCTACCTTTTAACACCTCCATCACTGCAAACGACCTCTCGGAGTCGGCCGTGGATTCCATCAAACTCAACGTCGAGTTCAACAACCTACAGCACGCCATCAACGTGACGAATGAAGATGCCCTCGGCCTCATGTACCGTGCCATTGCCGACGACCTAGCGAAGAAGGACCGCAATGGGAACGCTGGGAAGAGTCACAagttcgacgtcgtcgatctGGACCCCTACGGCACCGCCGCCCCATttttcgacgccgccatccaATCCgtccgcgacgacggcggcctcctcTGCGTTACCTGTACCGACAGCGCAGTGTGGGCCGGTCACAGTTACTGCGAAAAGGCCTTCGCCTTGTACGGGGGAGTTCCCGTCAAGGGAATGCACAGTCATGAGGCCGCCCTGAGGCTGATTCTCAACGCGATAGCATCCTCCGGCGCCAAGTACGGCTTGGCCATTGAGCCGCTTCTCTCCCTGTCCATCGACTTCTATACCAAGGTCTTCGTCAAGGTCACGAGGTCGCCGCAAGCAGTCAAGTTCAACGGCGCCAAGACGATGCTTGTCTACAGCTGCGACCGTGGCTGTCACTCGTGGCAGACGCAACCACTCCTGCGGAGcaagccggcgccgaacAAGAACGGCATCGGGTATTTCTACAAGCACGGTATGGCCTTGGGTCCCACCGAGGACCGATTCTGCCACCATTGCGGCTTCAAGATGCACGTCGCTGGACCGATGTATGCCGGCCACATCCACAACCAAGAGTTTGTCCAGCGCCTTCTCGACGAAATTCCAAAGGCCTCTCCCGATGTCTACAAAACTCTGCCAAGGCTGGAAGGCATGCTGCGGACTGCACAGGAAGAGTTCATTCCGGGACCGAAGCCtgaggatggcgtcgactCCAAGGAAGCCCAACTCGCCTCGGTCGACCACTGTCCCTTCTTCGTCATCCCCGGCAAGGTATCGAGCGCCATCTCCTGCACTACCCCGACCGACGACATGTTCAGGGGCGCTCTCATTCATCTCGGTTACCAGGTCGGACGGAGTCACTGCCGGGCCGGTGCCATCAAGACGGATGCGCCCTGGTCGACGATATGGTGGATAATGACGGAGTGGGTTCGACAGAAGTCTCCCATAAAAGCCTCTAAATACAAGCCCTCCATGGCCGCCTGGAAAATCCTGCACGACGCGGGTCTGGTGGGCCAAGGcaacggtgccgacgagacgaACCAAGGCGACGGCAAAGACGTCAAAAtggtgggcggcggcgggcagtCGGCAGAGACGGAACCGGAACTTGCTTCGGTCAACAAGCCGGATGAGAATCCAGGCCCTGCTCCGTGCCCTGCTCCGGACGAGAACGATGCGCACGGAGCAGGGAAGCCCGAAGCTGCCGAGAGTGAGCTGCGAAAGACACTTGTCTTTGATGCCGCCCTGGCTCAGCTAG GCCGACATGGAGAGGGAGAGCTTCTCATCTGCTGCCTGAACGAGGACCCGGAGCAACAGTCGCAAACCGGCCGGTTGGTGTTACTATGCGCCGATTCCGTCTCGGGTGACGTTCTGCAGGACTGCCGCCTCGGCAGTGTACCGCCCCATCTTCGCAACACCGGCAACAACAAGGTCGACGTCCTTGTGTCTACGGGGTCTGGCTTGGGCCTCGCATTGGCATTCTGGGAATCGGTACTGCGACCGCTGTGGACTCTTGCTGTGGAGTCTCTCGGAGGTGCGCAGATGCCCAATACCGTCGTCACGCAGGACAAGCAAAGCGTTCTCCGCTTGGCTCAATCACTTCATTCTCATTCTCGTGATGATGAAAAAAGGACAGTGGTCTTGCtgagcggcgacggtggcgttGCGGATCTGCTCAACGGCCATGAACCTTCGGCTGGGAGCCAGCCACCACTCATTTCACTGCTACCCTTTGGCACCGGAAATGCCCTATTTCATTCCCTCCACAAGCCACTATCGAAGGAATCATGCCCGTCCCCTCTGGTTATGGGTCTTCGGACGCTCTTCCTCGGCGTGCCGGCTGACCTGCCCATCTTCCGGGCCTCGTTCTCGGCAGGCTCTCGCGTCGTCTCCTACGAACCCACGACGGATGGTGTTGGTAACGGGGCAGGTCTGACAAGGCAGCAAGATTCTGTTGTCTCGCTTTACGGTGCCATTGTTGCCAGCTACGGCTTCCACGCCAGCATCGTCCACGAAAGCGACACACCTGAATTCCGGGCACATGGCAACAAGCGCTTCGCCATGGTTGCCCGGGAGCTTCTCGGCGAGTCCCACGCCTACCGCGCGAGTCTTTCCATTCGCCGTTCCTCCTCACCGTCCAGCTTAGTCCCGGTCGACGGTGAAACGCACGGATACGTCCTCGTCACGCTCGTATCCAACCTCGAGCGCACGTTTGCCATCTCCCCCGCGAGCAAACCGCTGGATAGCAAGCTCCGCCTTGTGCGCTTTGGGCCCATTGGCGGCGCGAGGACCATGGAAGTTATGATGGCGGCGTACGATGGCGGAAAACACGTCGGAATGAAATGGGACGATGGGCAGGCGGTGAGTTATgaggaggtcgacgaggtttGTGTTCACATTCAGGAGGACCTGGCTCGATGGCGCATGTTTTGCGTCGATGGAACCATCGTCGAGGTACCGCAGGGGGGATCCATGACGGTCAGCAAGGCTCTCGGGGGGTTATTTTCTGTTCTCGTTGATCCGCAGCTTCAGCAGAGCAAGTAG
- a CDS encoding ABC ATPase: MMTSMNAESVTTILCTAKQTRFHIDSPNYRELDIDGLGITVAAGETEAKGKSSRARAGGVEILSNAKLRLKEGRRYALVGRNGTGKSTLLRAIAEKLIPGVPEGTNIAILQQTRLTDEAGAGATNSKDAGPSVLELVIDRAIARDTVEKEMQVLSGGIDASDAFAPIRALRTLKHERLQQQLFRLDKEARLRSGARGTQARKALAAFSKVVDESKATLEQPDQDIAPAVLQAETQEAIDMLAQLQVQVEPARIAQVESKAKSILTGLGFSSDAMVKPASGMSGGWHMRASLATTLLQPSDILILDEPTNFLDLLGIVWLQRYLRSLEETDRPPTLILVSHDRDFIGLCTDLLILRDKQLTYFHGDLPTFEHSQADRKLWLRRMKDAQAKQKAHMEKTIQQNMKAGKANDDQNKIRQAKSRQKKLGDRWGMQVNAKGGRFKLNRDLAGFHLTSRDDIEIPPEERPVVMTLPEPPDLRFPGALLSVEKASYRYSAKLPFAVQGITLSVGMGDRVGILGLNGSGKSTLLKMLVQETVPASGSLSTHPRLKLAYYSQHATEALTALGRAEPELSALALLTRDVDGALDEGEVRALLGELGLPGRIASDVPVCKLSGGQMVRCELARLLWRRPHCLVLDEVTTHLDYETVTALRVALNHWEGAVVLVSHDRWFMRGAIEGNLDDDEDDDFASDDASADEVAPRRRVVYRLKAGQLSVLENGVTQFEELMERRARKLLGR; encoded by the exons ATGATGACGTCGATGAATGCCGAGTCGGTGACAACGATCCTCTGCACCGCCAAGCAAACCCGGTTCCACATCGACTCTCCCAACTATCGCGAG CTCGACattgacggcctcggcatcaccGTTGCGGCTGGTGAGACGGAAGCCAAAGGCAAGTCGTCGAGAGCGCGcgctggcggcgtcgagatcCTCTCCAATGCAAAGCTCCGTCTCAAGGAGGGCCGACGGTACGCCCTCGTGGGCCGGAATGGGACGGGAAAGTCGA CCCTGCTCCGGGCAATCGCCGAGAAACTCATCCCCGGTGTGCCAGAGGGGACGAATATTGCCATCCTCCAGCAGACGAGGTTGACCGACGAGGCTGGCGCCGGCGCGACGAACAGCAAGGATGCGGGGCCGAGTGTTCTCGAGCTTGTCATCGACCGTGCCATCGCCAGGGACACCGTCGAGAAAGAGATGCAAG TCCTCTCCGGAGGCATCGACGCTTCCGACGCTTTTGCTCCGATCCGAGCTCTAAGGACCCTCAAGCACGAACGCCTCCAACAGCAACTATTTCGTCTAGACAAGGAGGCCCGCCTCCGCAGCGGTGCTAGAGGAACGCAGGCTCGCAaagccctcgccgccttttcCAAAGTTGTCGACGAATCCAAGGCTAC CCTTGAACAGCCGGACCAAGATATCGCGCCGGCGGTCCTCCAGGCCGAGACACAGGAAGCCATCGATATGCTCGCCCAGCTTCAGGTCCAAGTCGAGCCCGCGCGCATCGCCCAAGTCGAATCCAAGGCCAAATCCATCCTCACCGGCCTTGGCTTCTCATCTGATGCCATGGTCAAACCCGCTAGCGGCATGTCGGGCGGCTGGCATATGCGCGCCTCTCTCGCCACGACCCTTCTTCAGCCCTCGGATATCCTtatcctcgacgagccgacaAATTTCCTCGAtctcctcggcatcgttTGGCTGCAGCGGTACCTGCGCTCGCTCGAGGAAACGgacaggccgccgacgctgatATTGGTGTCGCACGATCGCGACTTCATCGGCCTCTGCACCGACCTGCTGATCCTCCGAGACAAGCAGCTGACCTACTTCCACGGCGACCTGCCGACCTTTGAGCACTCGCAGGCCGACCGCAAGCTCTGGCTTCGCAGGATGAAGGATGCCCAGGCCAAGCAGAAGGCTCATATGGAGAAGACGATCCAGCAGAACATGAAGGCCGGCAAGGCAAACGACGACCAGAACAAGATTCGCCAGGCGAAATCGCGACAGAAGAAGCTCGGCGATAGATGGGGCATGCAAGTCAATGCCAAGGGAGGCCGCTTCAAGCTCAACCGAGACCTGGCTGGCTTCCACTTGACATCCCGGGATGATATCGAAATCCCGCCCGAGGAACGGCCCGTCGTCATGACTCTGCCAGAGCCGCCGGACTTACGGTTCCCCGGCGCGCTCTTGTCGGTGGAGAAGGCGTCCTATCGTTACTCGGCCAAGTTGCCTTTTGCCGTCCAGGGCATCACTCTCTCCGTCGGAATGGGCGATcgcgtcggcatcctcgggCTCAACGGTTCTGGGAAGTCGACGCTCCTCAAGATGCTCGTCCAGGAAACAGTACCAGCGTCTGGCAGCCTCAGCACCCACCCGCGACTGAAGCTGGCCTACTACTCGCAACACGCCACAGAAGCGCTCACGGCCCTCGGTAGGGCAGAGCCCGAGCTCTCGGCGCTCGCACTCCTCACGCGCGACGTCGATGGCGCACTCGATGAGGGGGAGGTTCGTGCCCTTCTCGGGGAGCTCGGCTTGCCTGGCCGCATCGCCTCGGACGTGCCCGTCTGCAAGCTCTCCGGAGGCCAGATGGTGCGATGCGAGCTCGCCCGACTGTTGTGGCGGCGACCGCACtgtctcgtcctcgacgaggtgacgACACATCTCGACTACGAGACGGTCACGGCGCTGCGCGTCGCGCTGAACCATTGGGAGGGGGCCGTGGTGCTCGTCAGCCACGATCGGTGGTTCATGCGCGGCGCCATAGAAGGGAacctggacgacgacgaggacgatgattTCGCCAGCGATGATGCATCCGCGGACGAGGTGGCGCCCCGGAGGAGGGTGGTCTACAGGTTGAAGGCGGGGCAGCTGAGCGTGCTGGAAAATGGTGTGACGCAGTTTGAAGAGCTCATGGAGAGGAGGGCCAGAAAGCTGCTCGGAAGATAG
- a CDS encoding C6 transcription factor has translation MAEQHQFTGLPILPPIRLVSDKDVSSKGPVKESEQQSPGDWETGQGREELHDAPGSRYHAHGGHPAVPRHRFLTAADWSIIAARIGGAVDVEQHKAVHPTHWWWPPSGMPPGLYRDIVTYRSKFFYLFHATSIIRGTLMILQLLVGATLTSLGAMSLVDGTPITVLGAINTVTAGLLALLHNSGVPDRYRYDMAGFGDLEDNIKELLDSGIVPADMTMDQVLAEFFDRFREAKATVVANMPLHYSSRQGKQPGDSAVVVVSAPEPKTGPKRGGGDEATKTTGSGSMHVMDKNEQKTDDAGTAPRQG, from the coding sequence atggccgagcaACATCAGTTCACCGGTCTCCCGATTTTGCCTCCTATCCGCCTTGTCAGTGACAAGGATGTATCGAGCAAGGGCCCGGTGAAAGAAAGCGAGCAGCAGTCCCCTGGAGATTGGGAAACCGGCCAGGGTCGGGAGGAGCTTCACGACGCCCCAGGCAGCAGATACCACGCGCACGGCGGCCATCCCGCAGTGCCTCGCCACAGGTTTCTGACGGCAGCAGATTGGTCCATCATCGCGGCTAGAATTGGCGGTGCGGTGGATGTCGAGCAACACAAGGCCGTCCATCCAACCCACTGGTGGTGGCCTCCGTCGGGAATGCCGCCAGGTCTCTACCGAGACATCGTGACGTACCGAAGCAAGTTCTTTTACCTCTTCCACGCAACAAGCATCATTCGCGGCACGTTGATGATTCTccagctgctcgtcggcgcgacgCTGACGTCCCTCGGAGCCATGTCCTTGGTCGACGGCACGCCCATCACGGTGCTCGGGGCCATCAACACCGTCACggccggcctcctcgccctcctgcaCAACAGCGGCGTCCCGGACAGGTACCGCTACGACATGGCTGGATTCGGGGACCTCGAGGACAACATCAAGGAACTCCTCGACTCGGGCATCGTCCCCGCCGACATGACGATGGACCAGGTCCTTGCCGAATTCTTTGATCGGTTccgcgaggccaaggccaccGTCGTTGCCAACATGCCGCTGCACTACAGCTCCCGACAGGGCAAGCAGCCGGGCGATTCAGCCGTGGTCGTGGTGTCGGCCCCCGAGCCCAAGACGGGGCCGAAGCGgggcggcggagacgaggcCACGAAGACGACAGGGAGCGGGAGCATGCACGTCATGGATAAGAATGAACAAAAGACCGACGACGCTGGTACTGCTCCGCGCCAAGGGTAG
- a CDS encoding Nucleotide-binding, alpha-beta plait encodes MATTAPPKAKHDWADDDDNEETSTELPPPQTISNKDGTKTIITYRYNDEGQKVKTTRRVRYVTHTETVNPRVADRKTWSKFGQSAKDGAGPAPDTTSVGENIIFRPSVNWRKDAKDESQDPNAKQMKDKLKDKQVKCRICNGEHFTARCPYKDTMAPIGESGAADVAAGMGDEPSAGAAGAGKKGSYVPPAMRGGAGAAGERMGSKYGERDDLATLRVTNVSEMAEEGELRDMFERFGRVTRVFLAKDRDTGMAKGFAFISFADRGDAVKACSKMDGFGFKHLILRVEFAKKAA; translated from the exons ATGGCTaccacggcgccgcccaAGGCCAA GCACGactgggccgacgacgacgacaacgaggaGACGTCGACCGAGCTGCCTCCTCCCCAGACCATCTCCAACAAGGATGGGACGAAGACGATCATCACATACCGCTACAACGACGAGGGCCAAAAAGTGAAGACGACGCGTCGGGTCCGGTACGTCACCCACACGGAGACGGTCAACCcccgcgtcgccgaccgAAAGACGTGGAGCAAGTTCGGCCAGAGCGCCAAGGATGGCGCCGGACCGGCGCCCGACACGACGTCGGTGGGCGAGAACATCATCTTCCGGCCGAGCGTCAACTGGCGCAAGGACGCCAAGGACGAGAGCCAGGACCCCAACGCCAAGCAGATGAAGGACAAGTTGAAGGACAAGCAGGTCAAGTGCCGCATCTGCAACGGCGAACATTTCACAGCCCGATGTCCCTACAAGGACACCATGGCACCCATCGGCGAGAGCGgtgcggccgacgtcgccgccggcatgggCGACGAGCCGAGCGCCGgggccgccggtgccggcaagAAGGGCTCCTACGTCCCTCCGGCCATGCGTgggggcgccggcgcggccggcgagcggATGGGCTCCAAGTACGGCGAACGGGACGACCTCGCGACGCTGCGCGTCACCAAC GTCTCCGAGATGGCAGAGGAAGGCGAGCTGCGGGACATGTTCGAGCGCTTCGGCCGCGTCACGAGGGTCTTCCTCGCCAAGGACCGGGACACGGGCATGGCCAAGGGATTCGCCTTCATCAGCTTCGCCgaccgcggcgacgccgtcaaggcctgCAGCAAGATGGACGGTTTCGGTTTCAAGCATCTCATTCTCAGGGTCGAGTTTGCCAAGAAGGCTGCGTGA